A stretch of Candidatus Sphingomonas phytovorans DNA encodes these proteins:
- a CDS encoding response regulator transcription factor, protein MTHILLVDDEPSLVAVLQPVLGAAGYQVSVASDGNGASSLALSARPDVVLLDLGLPDMDGKDVIKRIRAASEVPIIVISARHQEAEKITALDNGADDYVNKPFEIGELMARIRAAIRRGNSLESEPEAYRGGPLEIDFVGRHVRLDGEPVRLSRKEYDLLRALALSAGQVVTHKRLLAAGWGSEGADSQYLRVYVGLLRQKIEEDPSDPRLLITEPGVGYRLTPGVREG, encoded by the coding sequence ATGACCCATATCCTGCTTGTCGATGACGAGCCCTCGCTTGTCGCCGTGCTCCAGCCCGTGCTGGGGGCAGCCGGCTATCAGGTCAGCGTGGCCTCGGACGGGAACGGCGCGTCCAGCCTTGCCCTGTCGGCACGGCCGGATGTCGTCCTGCTCGACCTCGGCCTGCCCGACATGGACGGCAAGGACGTCATCAAGCGCATCCGTGCCGCCAGCGAAGTGCCGATCATCGTGATCTCGGCGCGCCATCAGGAGGCTGAGAAGATCACGGCGCTGGACAATGGCGCAGACGACTATGTCAACAAGCCGTTCGAGATCGGCGAACTCATGGCGCGCATCCGTGCCGCGATCCGGCGCGGCAATAGCCTTGAAAGCGAGCCCGAGGCCTATCGCGGCGGGCCGCTCGAAATCGATTTTGTCGGGCGCCACGTCCGGCTCGACGGGGAACCGGTCAGGCTCTCGCGCAAGGAATATGATCTGCTGCGTGCCCTCGCGCTCAGTGCGGGGCAGGTGGTCACGCACAAGCGACTGCTTGCCGCCGGTTGGGGGTCGGAGGGCGCGGACAGCCAGTATCTGCGCGTCTATGTCGGCCTGTTGCGGCAGAAGATCGAGGAGGATCCGAGCGATCCGCGGCTGCTGATCACTGAGCCCGGCGTTGGCTACCGCCTCACCCCCGGGGTGAGGGAGGGATGA
- a CDS encoding pirin family protein, translating to MIELRARDELGLTRLAGLEALHHFSFGQYQDAARGHWGALTTLNHNLLEPRTDMPPHPIDGVDILTIVRKGVIAHRVNMDAVDRTLAGEVQLLCPGRGIVHAQSNPGAKLAEFVEIRLRMETVPERVQRRVVKFPSRGHTGRLALLASGFSEDRPAMLLHSRARVFGARMPARGAFDYVLARGRRAYVMALGGSVEVNGQAVGPLEGAAIASEREIRIESRKFAEILLIDVR from the coding sequence ATGATCGAACTGCGCGCCCGCGACGAACTGGGTCTCACGCGACTTGCCGGGCTGGAGGCGTTGCATCATTTCTCCTTCGGGCAATATCAGGATGCGGCGCGGGGCCATTGGGGTGCCCTGACGACGCTGAACCATAACCTCCTCGAACCGCGTACTGATATGCCGCCTCACCCGATCGACGGCGTCGATATCCTGACGATCGTGCGCAAGGGAGTGATCGCGCACCGGGTCAACATGGATGCCGTCGACCGGACGCTCGCGGGGGAAGTGCAACTGCTCTGCCCCGGCCGCGGGATCGTCCACGCCCAAAGCAATCCTGGCGCGAAGCTGGCGGAATTCGTCGAGATCCGGCTGCGCATGGAAACGGTGCCGGAGCGCGTGCAGCGGCGCGTCGTGAAGTTTCCGAGCCGCGGCCACACCGGACGCCTCGCGCTACTGGCGAGCGGCTTTTCGGAGGACAGGCCGGCGATGCTGCTGCATTCGCGCGCCCGCGTGTTCGGTGCCCGCATGCCCGCCCGGGGCGCGTTCGATTATGTCCTGGCTCGGGGGCGGCGGGCCTATGTGATGGCGCTCGGCGGTAGCGTGGAGGTCAATGGACAGGCGGTCGGACCGCTTGAAGGCGCCGCCATCGCGAGCGAAAGGGAGATCCGGATCGAATCCCGCAAGTTCGCCGAAATCCTCCTGATCGATGTTCGCTAG
- a CDS encoding arylesterase — MPRFLRYGVLRRLVQLGLLFALTAAAPAPPKPLIWAFGDSLTAGLGLPPDQGYVPQLERALRRAGINAEVRNGGVSGDTAAQGRARLLWGLRGLGRKPDLVLLELGANDMLRGLPTDQVASNLDRILTELKRREIPVLVMGMRAAPNLGTAYRDAFESIYPRLARRHGVQLYPFFLDGVAGNRTLIQADGLHPNAKGVAIVVRRTLPAVRSALRRTP, encoded by the coding sequence ATGCCACGATTCCTGCGATATGGCGTGCTTCGCCGACTTGTCCAACTCGGCTTGCTCTTCGCACTGACGGCGGCCGCCCCAGCGCCGCCCAAGCCGCTGATCTGGGCGTTCGGCGACAGCCTGACAGCCGGTCTCGGCCTGCCGCCCGACCAGGGATATGTGCCGCAACTGGAACGCGCGCTCCGGCGTGCCGGTATCAATGCCGAGGTGCGCAACGGCGGCGTATCGGGCGACACCGCGGCTCAGGGCCGGGCGCGCCTGCTGTGGGGCCTGCGCGGGCTGGGGCGGAAGCCGGATCTCGTCCTGCTTGAGCTCGGCGCGAACGACATGCTGCGCGGCCTGCCGACCGACCAGGTCGCGAGCAACCTCGACAGGATCCTGACGGAGCTGAAGCGGCGGGAGATTCCGGTGCTGGTGATGGGCATGCGCGCCGCGCCCAACCTCGGCACTGCGTATCGCGATGCCTTCGAGAGCATCTATCCGCGTCTCGCCAGACGCCACGGCGTTCAGCTCTATCCGTTTTTCCTGGACGGCGTGGCGGGCAACCGCACCCTCATCCAGGCTGATGGCCTTCACCCCAATGCGAAAGGCGTCGCGATCGTGGTGCGCAGGACCTTGCCGGCCGTGCGGTCGGCACTACGGCGAACACCATAG
- a CDS encoding ATP-binding cassette domain-containing protein: MIVAKGVTLALGQPPARVQILHGIDLSVATGDSVALLGPSGSGKSSLMAILAGLERPGSGAVGVAGLDFAALDEDALAVARRGRIGIVLQAFHLLPTMTALENVAVPLELAGVQDAFQRAAAELRGVGLGHRLDHYPAQLSGGEQQRVAIARALAPRPALLFADEPTGNLDTATGAAIMDLLFARHRETGATLFVITHDPALAARCARVIELADGRIVADRRHA; encoded by the coding sequence GTGATCGTTGCCAAAGGGGTCACGCTCGCCCTGGGCCAGCCGCCCGCCCGGGTGCAGATCCTGCACGGGATAGACCTGTCGGTCGCGACCGGGGACAGCGTCGCGCTCCTCGGGCCGTCGGGGTCTGGCAAGTCGTCGCTGATGGCGATCCTGGCGGGGCTTGAGCGGCCGGGCAGCGGTGCCGTCGGCGTGGCCGGCCTGGATTTCGCCGCGCTCGATGAGGATGCGCTGGCCGTAGCGCGTCGCGGGCGCATCGGCATCGTCCTTCAGGCCTTCCACCTGCTTCCCACCATGACCGCGCTGGAAAATGTCGCCGTGCCGCTGGAACTGGCCGGCGTGCAGGATGCCTTCCAGCGCGCCGCGGCCGAACTGCGGGGCGTCGGCCTTGGCCACCGGCTCGATCACTATCCGGCCCAGCTCTCCGGCGGCGAGCAGCAGCGCGTCGCCATCGCCCGGGCGCTCGCGCCGCGCCCGGCTTTGCTGTTCGCCGACGAGCCCACCGGCAATCTCGATACCGCGACGGGCGCCGCGATCATGGACCTGCTGTTCGCGCGCCACCGCGAGACCGGTGCGACATTGTTCGTCATCACGCACGATCCCGCGCTGGCGGCGCGCTGCGCCCGGGTGATCGAGCTTGCCGACGGCCGTATCGTCGCCGACCGGCGCCACGCGTGA
- a CDS encoding ABC transporter permease encodes MRLAWRLALRDLRRGGRGLLLLALCLFLGTAALAGIGSLSASILAALEGQSRAMLGGDLQLRISQRRATVEESAVFAARGRLSETVGMRAMVQTDTGATPTLVDLKGVDNRWPLVGAFRLAPGALASRPHGRQAAIAPALADRLGLKVGDHIRIGTARLAVIGLIAEEPDALGDGFSFGPRVIVDMAGLDATNAVQPGSLYEGRYRLTLPPGTDAEALGNRLVARFPGAGWSERTADRAASGLRRGIAQLGQFLLLVGLAALAIAGVGVGSGVSAYLAGKTPIIATLKVLGARSRTIAAMFLIQLGLVAGAGIGGGLILGAMVPAIVAAVAGDALPVPPRLALYPVPLLSAAVLGLIVGILFALPALARARSVPAATLLRGAVARRRWPSWRVIAAMVGLLAVLIALAVLTASDQILALGFVGAIAVLILALWLIGLAIRRGMAKLPRPRRPLLRMALANLHRPGAQTDRLVVALGLGFSLFVALATIDTSLSSEMTNAAPAKAPRFFAIDLQPEDTGAFRAAVLRAAPGARFEATPSLRGSIVALRGQRVADMKNLPEDAWVLRGDRTITWAATLPARNTISAGKWWPSDYRGPPLVSIEDKAAASLGLKIGDEITVAVLGVDVPARIAALRTIDWSGLGLNFAIVFSPGLIEEAPHSLLASVYSPADRDGPIAREVGAALPSVTLIRVGDVIGQIGELLGRIAFAVRAAAAVTVAAGIAVLVGAVAASARARRLDAVILKLLGGSRAQILAVQAMEYAMLGLLLAAVALAIGAGAGWYVIVQVFTLPWAPDWGVVAMTLAASIVMTLGIGVLGSLPVLNVRPALALRED; translated from the coding sequence GTGAGGCTCGCTTGGCGGCTGGCGCTGCGGGATCTCCGGCGCGGCGGGCGTGGCCTGTTGCTGCTCGCGCTGTGCCTCTTCCTCGGCACGGCCGCGCTGGCCGGGATCGGCAGCCTTTCCGCGAGTATCCTCGCCGCGCTGGAGGGACAGAGCAGGGCGATGCTGGGCGGAGACCTGCAACTGCGCATCTCGCAGCGCCGCGCGACCGTCGAGGAGAGCGCCGTCTTCGCCGCGCGAGGGCGGCTGTCGGAGACGGTCGGGATGCGCGCGATGGTGCAGACCGACACTGGCGCGACGCCGACCCTGGTCGACCTGAAGGGGGTCGACAATCGCTGGCCGCTCGTCGGCGCGTTCAGGCTTGCCCCGGGTGCGCTTGCCTCGCGCCCGCATGGCCGGCAGGCGGCGATCGCGCCAGCGCTCGCTGATCGGCTTGGGCTGAAGGTCGGCGACCATATCCGGATCGGCACGGCACGCCTTGCGGTGATCGGCCTCATTGCCGAGGAACCCGATGCGCTCGGCGACGGGTTCAGCTTCGGCCCGCGCGTGATCGTCGATATGGCCGGGCTTGATGCGACCAACGCGGTGCAGCCGGGAAGCCTGTACGAGGGCCGCTATCGCCTGACACTTCCGCCAGGCACTGATGCCGAGGCATTGGGCAATCGGCTGGTGGCGCGTTTCCCGGGTGCTGGCTGGTCGGAGCGCACTGCCGATCGCGCCGCGAGCGGGCTCCGGCGCGGCATCGCCCAGCTTGGCCAGTTCCTGCTGCTCGTCGGGCTCGCCGCGCTCGCCATCGCCGGGGTCGGGGTGGGAAGCGGCGTGAGCGCCTATCTCGCCGGCAAGACGCCGATCATCGCGACCCTGAAGGTGCTCGGCGCCAGGTCGCGCACCATCGCCGCGATGTTCCTGATCCAGCTCGGGCTGGTCGCCGGCGCGGGGATCGGTGGCGGATTGATCCTCGGCGCGATGGTGCCGGCGATCGTTGCCGCGGTGGCCGGCGACGCCCTGCCGGTGCCACCCCGCCTCGCGCTCTATCCGGTGCCGCTGCTGAGCGCGGCGGTACTCGGGTTGATCGTCGGCATCCTGTTCGCTCTTCCCGCGCTCGCCCGCGCGCGCAGTGTGCCTGCCGCGACGTTGCTGCGCGGCGCGGTCGCACGGCGCCGGTGGCCGTCGTGGCGGGTGATCGCGGCAATGGTCGGGTTGCTCGCCGTGCTGATCGCGCTCGCCGTGCTGACGGCGTCGGACCAGATCCTGGCGCTTGGCTTTGTCGGCGCGATCGCGGTGCTGATCCTCGCGCTATGGCTGATCGGGCTGGCGATCCGACGCGGCATGGCGAAACTGCCGCGCCCGCGCCGGCCGTTGTTGCGCATGGCGCTCGCCAACCTGCACCGGCCGGGTGCGCAGACCGACCGGCTGGTGGTCGCGCTGGGGCTTGGCTTCTCGCTGTTCGTCGCGCTGGCGACGATCGATACCAGCCTGTCGAGCGAGATGACCAACGCCGCGCCCGCAAAGGCGCCGCGCTTCTTCGCCATCGACCTTCAGCCTGAAGATACCGGGGCCTTCCGCGCTGCGGTCCTGCGCGCCGCCCCCGGTGCCCGGTTCGAGGCGACGCCGTCGCTGCGCGGATCGATCGTCGCGCTCAGGGGGCAGCGAGTGGCTGACATGAAGAACCTGCCCGAGGATGCCTGGGTGTTGCGCGGTGACCGCACCATCACCTGGGCGGCGACCCTGCCGGCGCGGAACACGATCAGCGCCGGGAAATGGTGGCCGTCGGACTATCGCGGGCCGCCTCTCGTATCGATCGAGGACAAGGCGGCCGCCTCGCTCGGGCTGAAGATTGGCGACGAGATCACCGTGGCCGTGCTCGGCGTCGACGTGCCGGCGCGGATCGCGGCGCTGCGGACGATCGACTGGAGCGGGCTCGGCCTGAATTTCGCGATCGTCTTCTCGCCGGGCCTGATCGAGGAAGCACCGCACAGCCTGCTCGCCAGCGTCTACTCCCCCGCCGATCGGGACGGACCGATCGCGCGAGAGGTAGGTGCCGCCCTGCCTTCGGTCACGCTGATCCGGGTGGGTGACGTGATCGGCCAGATCGGCGAACTGCTCGGCCGTATCGCTTTCGCCGTCCGCGCGGCGGCGGCCGTCACCGTCGCCGCCGGGATCGCCGTGCTGGTCGGCGCGGTCGCCGCCTCGGCGCGCGCCCGGCGTCTCGACGCCGTCATCCTTAAGCTGCTCGGCGGCAGCCGGGCGCAGATCCTTGCCGTTCAGGCGATGGAATATGCCATGCTCGGGCTGTTGCTGGCGGCTGTCGCGCTGGCGATCGGGGCTGGCGCCGGATGGTATGTCATCGTGCAGGTGTTCACTCTGCCCTGGGCGCCTGACTGGGGTGTCGTTGCCATGACGCTGGCGGCATCGATCGTCATGACGCTTGGCATTGGCGTGCTTGGGAGCCTGCCTGTACTGAATGTGCGACCAGCGCTGGCGTTGCGCGAGGACTGA
- the nagE gene encoding N-acetylglucosamine-specific PTS transporter subunit IIBC, producing MRMRIDAFQPLGRALMLPIAVLPGAGLLLRLGQPDMLDITFIAAAGEAIFSNLGLIFAIGVAVGLARENNGAAGLAGAIAFLVTIEGGKALLAVPPAVTAAFADQAARDLATAAWKAKELAKLSVPAGILSGLVSGWLYNRYSGIKLPDYLAFFGGRRFVPIAAGFAGLVGAAVFGLGFPVLETAIDTLSRWVVNAGPVGLFIYGTLNRLLIVTGLHHILNNIAWFFLGDFHGATGDLKRYFAGDPSAGAFMSGFFPVMMFGLPAACLAMYRSALPGRRKAVGGMLLSLALTSLLTGVTEPIEFTFMFLAPLLYAVHAVLTGLAMVIMDLLDVRLGFGFSAGLFDYVLNYGLATRPLLLFPVGAVYFGIYYATFRFCILRFDLKTPGREPEIADKPASANAPEDLAAGLVHALGGTGNLRSIDACTTRLRLVLADPAKVDEARLKALGARGVVRPGGNAVQVVLGPIADRVAGEMRALGRNTTEAGEDGKARWIAALGGGRNVLEIAIKAGRMRARIADVEAINRTVMDKTARRGWHEVSPGVVHALD from the coding sequence ATGCGCATGCGGATAGACGCCTTTCAGCCACTTGGTCGCGCACTCATGCTGCCGATCGCGGTGCTGCCGGGCGCCGGGCTGCTGCTTCGCCTCGGGCAACCGGACATGCTCGACATCACCTTCATCGCCGCGGCGGGCGAAGCGATCTTCTCCAATCTCGGGCTGATCTTCGCGATCGGCGTCGCGGTCGGCCTTGCGCGCGAGAATAACGGCGCAGCCGGCCTCGCCGGTGCGATCGCCTTTCTCGTGACCATCGAGGGCGGCAAGGCGCTGCTCGCGGTACCACCGGCCGTGACCGCCGCCTTTGCCGACCAGGCCGCCCGCGACCTGGCCACAGCAGCATGGAAGGCGAAGGAACTCGCCAAGCTGAGCGTGCCTGCCGGAATTCTCTCCGGCCTTGTCTCCGGCTGGCTCTACAACCGCTATTCGGGGATAAAGCTGCCCGACTATCTCGCCTTTTTCGGCGGCCGCCGCTTCGTGCCGATCGCCGCGGGGTTCGCCGGCCTGGTCGGGGCAGCGGTGTTCGGTCTCGGCTTCCCTGTCCTTGAGACCGCCATCGACACGCTGAGCCGCTGGGTCGTGAACGCCGGCCCGGTCGGCCTGTTCATCTACGGCACGCTCAACCGACTGCTGATCGTCACCGGCCTCCACCATATCTTGAACAACATCGCCTGGTTCTTCCTCGGCGATTTCCATGGCGCAACCGGCGACCTGAAACGCTATTTCGCCGGCGACCCGAGCGCCGGCGCGTTCATGAGCGGCTTCTTCCCGGTGATGATGTTCGGCCTGCCCGCCGCCTGCCTCGCCATGTATCGTTCGGCCCTGCCGGGACGGCGCAAGGCGGTCGGCGGCATGCTGCTCAGCCTCGCCCTCACCTCGCTGCTGACCGGCGTCACCGAGCCGATCGAGTTCACCTTCATGTTCCTCGCGCCCCTGCTCTACGCAGTGCATGCCGTGCTGACCGGCCTCGCCATGGTGATCATGGACCTGCTCGACGTCAGGCTTGGCTTCGGTTTCTCGGCCGGGCTGTTCGACTATGTCCTGAACTACGGCCTCGCGACGCGACCGCTGCTGCTGTTCCCCGTCGGCGCCGTCTATTTCGGCATCTATTATGCGACCTTCCGGTTCTGCATCCTTCGTTTCGACCTGAAGACGCCCGGGCGCGAACCGGAGATTGCGGACAAGCCAGCAAGCGCCAACGCGCCCGAGGATCTGGCGGCGGGGCTGGTGCACGCCCTGGGCGGGACCGGCAATCTGCGGTCGATCGACGCCTGCACGACTCGCTTGCGGCTGGTGCTGGCCGATCCGGCGAAGGTGGATGAGGCCCGCCTCAAGGCGCTGGGCGCGCGCGGGGTGGTGCGTCCGGGGGGCAACGCGGTGCAGGTCGTACTCGGCCCGATCGCCGATCGGGTGGCCGGCGAGATGCGGGCCCTCGGCAGGAATACGACGGAGGCCGGAGAAGACGGCAAGGCGCGCTGGATAGCGGCGCTCGGCGGTGGCAGGAACGTCCTGGAGATCGCGATCAAGGCCGGAAGGATGCGGGCGCGCATCGCCGACGTCGAGGCGATCAACCGAACAGTGATGGACAAGACAGCAAGACGGGGCTGGCACGAGGTTTCGCCCGGCGTGGTTCACGCGCTGGACTGA
- the ptsP gene encoding phosphoenolpyruvate--protein phosphotransferase, which produces MIVRLHAPMAGWALDLGQVPDPVFADRMMGEGFAIDPLDGVIRAPCDATVIAVAPTRHSITLKLANGADLLIHVGLETVALAGDGFTARVSDGEPVVLGQVLLEVDLDPVAARAKSLVTPITVTSEGFAVTVHGTDTRVKAGDPLAEVAPLAAAETASDLGEDTARCTIRVPLPSGIHARPAARIVAALKPFAAEMTLSAHGKTANARSIVALLSAGIRHGDEIEIAGRGPDARAATAAIAALIEQGMGEEAHQSPAPVAVPAADGLIHGVRAAPGLAIGRVFQFRASDIALTEQGNGPAAESAALAAARQRLLAITEDSTGPGADIAAAHHTLIDDPELLSAAEHLIVEGKSAAFAWRGAIHSHANAIRATGDRLLIERIADLKDIERQMIALLVGADTAMPLPPPGAILITDELLPSHFAPIAAAQVAGICTAFGGPTAHAAILAASAGIPMLVAAGSGVLDLPDGDDVVLDADRAMLDPAPRTAAREAAAARLIHLRDRNAADASAARQDCVMADGTRIEIFANLAASTEAAPAVSLGAEGCGLLRTEFLFHDRMSAPDEDEQCAAYAAVAEGLAGRPLIVRTLDIGGDKPVAYLPFPHEENPALGARGIRFSLSNPGLLATQFRAILRGVPAVQCRIMLPMVVDAGELAATRTILDQARADLGIETPVPLGVMIETPAAALLATSLARDADFLSIGSNDLTQYVLAADRGNPAVAAMVDALHPAVLHLIARAAEGARTHARWLGVCGGIASDPAAAPILIGLGVTELSATPAAIPALKAAVRTLDMPTCRTLAAKALSAATAAEVRALLEGTE; this is translated from the coding sequence GTGATCGTTCGGCTTCACGCGCCGATGGCAGGCTGGGCACTCGACCTTGGACAGGTGCCCGACCCGGTCTTCGCCGACCGCATGATGGGGGAAGGTTTCGCCATCGACCCGCTCGACGGGGTGATCCGGGCGCCGTGCGACGCCACCGTCATCGCCGTCGCCCCGACCCGTCACTCGATCACGCTGAAGCTGGCGAACGGGGCCGACCTGCTCATCCATGTCGGGCTCGAGACGGTCGCACTGGCCGGGGACGGTTTCACCGCCAGGGTGAGCGATGGGGAGCCAGTCGTCCTTGGCCAGGTGCTGCTGGAGGTCGATCTCGATCCCGTCGCGGCGCGGGCCAAGAGCTTGGTCACCCCTATCACCGTGACCAGCGAAGGATTTGCCGTCACGGTGCACGGGACCGATACCCGTGTGAAGGCAGGCGACCCGCTCGCTGAGGTCGCGCCACTTGCAGCCGCCGAGACAGCCAGCGATCTCGGCGAGGACACGGCGCGTTGCACGATCCGCGTCCCGCTGCCCAGCGGCATCCATGCCCGCCCGGCCGCGCGGATCGTCGCCGCGCTCAAGCCGTTCGCGGCCGAGATGACTCTCTCTGCGCACGGCAAGACCGCCAATGCGCGCAGCATCGTCGCCCTGCTTTCCGCCGGGATCCGCCATGGCGACGAGATCGAGATTGCCGGTCGCGGGCCGGATGCCCGCGCCGCCACCGCTGCGATCGCCGCGCTGATCGAACAGGGCATGGGTGAGGAAGCGCATCAATCTCCCGCGCCCGTCGCGGTGCCAGCCGCCGATGGCCTCATCCACGGTGTCCGCGCAGCGCCGGGCCTGGCAATCGGCCGCGTCTTCCAGTTCCGCGCCTCCGACATTGCCCTGACGGAGCAAGGCAATGGCCCGGCCGCCGAAAGCGCCGCCCTTGCCGCGGCACGCCAGCGGCTGCTGGCCATTACCGAGGACAGCACAGGACCCGGCGCCGACATCGCGGCGGCCCACCACACCCTGATCGACGACCCGGAGCTTCTCTCCGCCGCCGAGCACCTCATCGTCGAAGGCAAGAGCGCCGCCTTTGCCTGGCGCGGCGCGATCCACAGCCATGCAAACGCAATCCGCGCGACCGGCGACCGGTTGCTGATCGAGCGGATCGCCGATCTGAAGGACATCGAGCGCCAGATGATCGCACTGCTCGTCGGCGCCGATACGGCCATGCCGCTGCCGCCGCCCGGCGCGATCCTGATCACCGACGAGTTGCTTCCCTCTCACTTCGCACCGATTGCCGCAGCGCAAGTCGCAGGTATCTGCACTGCCTTTGGCGGCCCAACCGCGCACGCCGCCATCCTCGCAGCGTCGGCCGGAATTCCGATGCTGGTCGCGGCAGGCTCCGGCGTGCTCGACCTGCCGGACGGCGATGATGTCGTGCTCGACGCGGATCGCGCCATGCTCGACCCGGCACCCAGGACCGCTGCCCGGGAAGCGGCCGCGGCGCGGCTGATTCATCTGCGCGACCGCAACGCTGCGGACGCGAGCGCCGCGCGGCAGGATTGCGTCATGGCCGACGGCACCCGGATCGAGATCTTCGCCAACCTGGCGGCGAGCACGGAAGCGGCCCCGGCGGTATCGCTGGGCGCCGAGGGCTGCGGCCTGCTGCGCACCGAGTTCCTTTTTCACGACCGCATGTCCGCCCCTGACGAGGACGAACAATGCGCCGCCTATGCGGCAGTCGCCGAGGGATTGGCAGGCCGTCCGCTGATCGTCCGCACGCTGGATATCGGCGGCGACAAGCCGGTCGCCTATCTGCCCTTTCCGCATGAGGAGAATCCGGCGCTCGGCGCGCGGGGCATCCGTTTCTCGCTCTCCAACCCGGGCCTGCTCGCCACACAGTTCCGCGCGATCCTGCGCGGGGTGCCCGCTGTGCAATGCCGCATCATGCTGCCGATGGTGGTCGACGCGGGGGAGCTCGCCGCCACCCGCACGATCCTCGACCAGGCACGAGCCGACCTTGGTATCGAAACCCCGGTTCCGCTCGGCGTGATGATCGAGACGCCGGCAGCGGCCCTTCTCGCCACGAGCCTCGCGCGCGACGCCGATTTCCTGTCGATCGGCAGCAACGACCTTACTCAATATGTGCTGGCCGCCGATCGCGGCAATCCCGCCGTGGCGGCAATGGTCGACGCGCTACACCCGGCGGTACTCCATCTCATCGCGCGGGCGGCGGAAGGCGCACGCACGCATGCACGCTGGCTCGGAGTGTGCGGCGGAATAGCCTCCGATCCCGCCGCCGCGCCGATCCTGATCGGGCTCGGCGTAACCGAACTCTCGGCGACACCCGCCGCGATCCCGGCGCTGAAGGCGGCCGTCCGGACACTCGACATGCCGACATGCCGCACGCTCGCTGCAAAGGCGCTGTCCGCCGCGACCGCCGCCGAGGTGCGCGCGCTGCTCGAAGGAACCGAATGA